The following coding sequences lie in one Caloenas nicobarica isolate bCalNic1 chromosome 13, bCalNic1.hap1, whole genome shotgun sequence genomic window:
- the FNDC9 gene encoding fibronectin type III domain-containing protein 9 translates to MNIEVHNITYTSATISWAMNNPCPENYYHVMYRPNWNSIFAGYLRQNFHREERVPHPLSSLVLHQLTPSTIYVLCITCKNSYPSGNHCTTFHTLDKTPPVFGGSKHEPTTSMWMVSSLLLLCFIALLAYGCLQFWSARCHWAAMLKHPNGSPEEVDEGSSSPEGLLSDGLREELLEVPMTTVLMRSSSFTRESPYSSPHCFFSYKNSEEKRAILPQHSLQ, encoded by the coding sequence ATGAACATCGAAGTGCACAACATCACTTACACCAGTGCCACCATCTCCTGGGCCATGAACAACCCCTGTCCAGAGAACTACTACCATGTCATGTACCGCCCCAACTGGAACAGCATCTTCGCCGGCTATTTACGCCAAAACTTCCACCGTGAGGAGCGAGTTCCTCACCCCCTCAGCTCACTCGTCCTGCACCAACTCACGCCATCCACCATCTACGTCCTCTGCATCACGTGCAAGAACTCTTATCCCTCTGGCAACCACTGCACCACATTCCACACTCTGGACAAAACCCCCCCGGTTTTTGGCGGCTCTAAGCATGAACCTACCACCTCCATGTGGATGGTgagcagcctcctgctcctctgcttcaTCGCTCTCCTGGCCTACGGCTGCCTGCAGTTCTGGTCTGCCCGTTGCCACTGGGCTGCGATGCTGAAGCATCCCAATGGCAGCCCTGAAGAAGTGGACGAAGGCAGCAGCTCGCCGGAGGGGCTGTTGAGCGATGGGCTGAGAGAGGAGCTTCTGGAAGTCCCCATGACCACTGTGCTAATGAGGAGCTCCAGTTTCACTAGGGAGAGTCCGTATAGCTCCcctcactgctttttttcctacaaaaataGCGAGGAAAAAAGGGCCATCTTGCCACAGCATAGCCTTCAAtga